In a single window of the Rhineura floridana isolate rRhiFlo1 chromosome 3, rRhiFlo1.hap2, whole genome shotgun sequence genome:
- the NPB gene encoding neuropeptide B, translating to MLGPRTLALLFLALAALLSLPAEAWYKQTAGPSYYSVGRASGLLSGIRRSPYIRRSDDGDSSSSSSAESGPAAAVASFLMSESRQSPGGLRNLAVCVKEIAPELQSCQLLPGLPSVIQCKADVTVSLDPADCTSP from the exons ATGCTGGGACCCCGGACTTTGGCGCTGCTCTTCCTCGCCCTGGCCGCGCTGCTCAGCCTGCCCGCCGAGGCGTGGTACAAGCAGACGGCCGGCCCCAGCTACTACTCGGTGGGGAGAGCCTCGGGGCTGCTGTCCGGCATCCGCCGCTCGCCCTACATCCGCCGCTCCGACGAcggcgacagcagcagcagcagcagcgcggAGAGCGGCCCCGCCGCTGCCGTTGCCTCCTTCTTGATGTCCGAGTCGCGTCAAAGCCCCGGGGGTCTGCGCAATCTG GCGGTGTGTGTGAAAGAAATAGCCCCGGAGCTTCAGAGCTGTCAGCTGCTGCCCGGCCTGCCCAGCGTCATCCAGTGCAAGGCCGATGTCACCGTCTCTCTGGACCCCGCTGACTGCACCAGCCCGTGA